A genomic segment from Roseofilum reptotaenium CS-1145 encodes:
- a CDS encoding transposase — protein MKPEGSVQWKRENFYLYGAVDIISGESYFYEFSHLEGQCFQLFVNQLSKEFPETLNFLQLDNAGCHKNIDFPENIIPIFQPAYSPELNPIERLWEELKAKLRWQNCKDLKSLQQRLSQVLDSFDKVTIASITGWDYLVDALLSATS, from the coding sequence GTGAAACCCGAGGGAAGTGTACAGTGGAAAAGGGAGAACTTTTATCTGTATGGTGCGGTAGATATAATCAGTGGAGAAAGCTATTTTTATGAGTTTTCTCATCTAGAGGGTCAGTGTTTTCAGTTATTTGTAAATCAGTTATCAAAAGAATTTCCAGAAACTCTGAATTTTCTGCAACTAGATAATGCAGGTTGTCATAAAAATATAGATTTCCCAGAAAATATAATTCCCATTTTTCAACCGGCTTATAGCCCGGAACTCAACCCCATTGAGCGATTATGGGAAGAATTAAAAGCCAAGCTAAGATGGCAGAACTGTAAAGACCTGAAAAGCCTACAGCAAAGGCTTTCACAAGTCCTTGATTCCTTCGATAAGGTAACGATCGCCTCGATTACTGGATGGGACTACTTGGTCGATGCCTTATTAAGCGCAACTTCATAG
- a CDS encoding ExbD/TolR family protein: MRLVDDDPDLPPQINILPMIDVIFSILTFFMIGTLFLTRNEGLPVNLPEAGTGEVQRQERITVSINAQGKIGLDETMIPLEQLEARVVQLMQGKSTQLVVIKADEAIAHKRVIEVMDRLRTIQGIRLAIATESMRN; encoded by the coding sequence ATGCGTTTAGTTGATGACGATCCCGATCTGCCGCCTCAAATCAACATCTTGCCGATGATTGATGTGATCTTCTCAATTTTGACGTTTTTCATGATTGGGACGCTGTTTTTAACCCGTAATGAGGGGTTACCGGTTAATTTGCCGGAAGCAGGAACGGGAGAAGTTCAACGGCAAGAGCGCATTACTGTTTCGATTAATGCCCAAGGCAAGATAGGCTTAGATGAAACGATGATTCCTTTAGAGCAACTGGAGGCAAGGGTGGTTCAGTTGATGCAAGGGAAATCAACCCAGTTAGTGGTGATCAAAGCTGATGAAGCGATCGCCCATAAACGAGTGATCGAAGTGATGGATCGCCTCAGAACCATTCAAGGGATTCGTTTGGCGATCGCCACTGAATCAATGAGAAATTAA
- a CDS encoding M14 family metallopeptidase: protein MTIPAFDFSHYFPYQELTDYLTQIAQVYPNLMQLKSLGTTDEGREIWLATVTDQMTGAALEKPGYWIDANTHAAEVTGSAVACYILYQVLTQYNQDAQITHLLQNYTLYILPRIAVDGAEKYLQTPYNLRSSPRLYPESEQQDGLYPEDINGDGLILNMRIKDSCGAWKISEDDPRLMIRRQPDEFGGTYYTLVPEGLIHNYNGYEFKISPALEGLDFNRNYPYYWQPEGEQKGAGDFPFSEPETRAEAEFWRKHRNINGFMTYHTFGALILRPYSTHGDDHLPTEDLRIYQLIGKKGSELTKYKCVSVYHDFRYDPKTVVYGAMDDYGYDHWGWFGFTVELWDAAKEAGVEKQNNIEWGREHPIEDDLKILQWNDEYLEGKGFIPWQSFEHPQLGEVEIAGWDMKRMWKNAPAKALPEICDRHFKFAITHALMSPRLSVARSEVSHKGADIYSITVQWENLGFLPTYTSKKALERQAVRPTRVKLGLPEGVTLISGEQEQEIDPLEGRSNKWFNASANGTDYRTHRSWVVKGKAGSEVRVKAIAERAGTVRTSVILS, encoded by the coding sequence ATGACTATTCCGGCGTTTGATTTCAGTCACTATTTCCCCTATCAAGAACTGACAGATTACTTAACCCAGATAGCTCAAGTTTATCCGAATTTGATGCAACTGAAAAGTTTGGGGACAACGGACGAAGGACGAGAAATTTGGTTGGCGACTGTGACCGATCAAATGACAGGAGCAGCTCTTGAAAAACCTGGATATTGGATTGATGCTAATACCCATGCAGCAGAAGTTACAGGTTCGGCAGTCGCTTGTTATATTCTCTATCAGGTTTTAACTCAATATAACCAAGATGCGCAAATCACCCATTTATTACAGAACTATACCCTATATATTTTGCCGAGAATTGCGGTAGATGGGGCAGAAAAATATCTACAAACTCCCTATAATCTCCGGTCTAGTCCCCGTCTCTATCCGGAATCTGAACAGCAAGATGGTTTATATCCAGAAGATATTAATGGAGATGGATTAATTCTGAATATGCGGATTAAAGATTCCTGCGGAGCTTGGAAGATCTCTGAGGATGATCCGCGCTTAATGATTCGTCGGCAACCGGATGAGTTTGGAGGGACTTACTATACCCTAGTCCCAGAAGGTTTAATCCATAATTATAATGGCTATGAGTTTAAGATTTCGCCAGCTTTAGAAGGATTGGATTTTAATCGTAATTATCCCTATTATTGGCAACCGGAAGGCGAGCAAAAGGGCGCGGGAGATTTCCCTTTTTCTGAGCCTGAAACTCGTGCAGAAGCAGAGTTTTGGCGCAAACATCGTAATATTAATGGGTTTATGACTTATCATACGTTTGGAGCGCTAATTTTACGCCCTTATAGTACCCATGGAGACGATCATTTGCCGACCGAAGATTTACGCATCTATCAACTGATTGGGAAAAAAGGTAGTGAATTAACAAAATATAAGTGTGTTTCGGTTTATCATGATTTTCGTTATGACCCAAAAACGGTGGTTTATGGGGCAATGGATGATTATGGCTACGATCATTGGGGATGGTTTGGGTTTACGGTAGAACTCTGGGATGCGGCGAAGGAAGCGGGTGTGGAGAAGCAGAATAATATTGAGTGGGGACGGGAACATCCAATAGAGGATGATCTGAAAATTCTGCAATGGAATGATGAGTATTTGGAGGGTAAGGGGTTTATTCCTTGGCAAAGTTTTGAACATCCCCAACTGGGAGAGGTGGAGATTGCAGGATGGGATATGAAGAGAATGTGGAAAAATGCACCCGCGAAGGCACTGCCAGAAATCTGCGATCGCCATTTCAAATTCGCCATTACCCATGCACTCATGTCTCCCCGGTTATCAGTCGCTCGTAGTGAGGTGAGTCACAAAGGGGCTGATATTTACAGCATAACCGTACAATGGGAAAATTTGGGCTTTTTGCCCACTTACACCAGTAAAAAGGCGCTAGAACGGCAAGCAGTACGTCCTACGCGAGTAAAATTAGGGCTACCGGAAGGAGTTACCCTGATTAGTGGGGAGCAAGAGCAGGAAATTGATCCTTTAGAAGGGCGTTCTAATAAATGGTTCAATGCATCTGCCAATGGGACCGACTATCGCACCCATCGCAGTTGGGTAGTAAAGGGGAAAGCCGGGAGTGAGGTAAGGGTAAAGGCGATCGCCGAACGGGCTGGAACGGTTCGAACTTCAGTTATCCTGAGTTAG
- a CDS encoding GNAT family N-acetyltransferase, with protein sequence MDIQIKLFDDLPLLNEVLDNGLYQTVYECFSTPPFNENVVRENVEFYFQKYVQFGSLHLAYCQERPIGFIGTLPLAETKEFRELSFLGTYANFQGKKVELNQEFFSQQTHYRIEEFRCVSDVGVALDYRKLGLAKRLLQSVFAYFDDSTPYILRTTGDPDFAYVVELYQKVGFTLVPVTQTVEYLNKEGVLTQRESCICVKLPSASSMVSNSG encoded by the coding sequence ATGGATATTCAAATTAAGTTGTTTGACGATCTTCCTTTACTAAACGAAGTTCTGGACAACGGACTTTATCAAACCGTTTATGAATGTTTTTCAACTCCTCCATTTAATGAAAATGTTGTCCGTGAAAACGTTGAGTTTTATTTTCAAAAATATGTTCAATTTGGTAGTTTGCATCTTGCCTACTGTCAGGAGAGACCTATCGGTTTTATTGGAACTCTCCCGTTAGCTGAGACCAAAGAATTCAGAGAATTGTCGTTTCTGGGAACTTATGCTAATTTTCAGGGCAAGAAAGTTGAGCTAAATCAAGAATTCTTTAGTCAGCAAACACACTATAGAATTGAGGAATTCCGGTGTGTTTCTGATGTGGGAGTAGCCTTGGATTATCGTAAGCTAGGTTTAGCTAAACGGCTTTTACAAAGTGTATTTGCTTATTTTGATGATTCTACACCTTATATCTTGAGGACTACCGGCGATCCTGACTTTGCTTATGTGGTTGAACTGTATCAAAAAGTGGGATTTACCCTTGTACCCGTGACTCAAACAGTGGAATATCTTAACAAAGAAGGAGTACTGACTCAGAGAGAGAGCTGCATTTGTGTTAAATTGCCATCAGCATCTTCCATGGTTTCTAACTCAGGATAA
- a CDS encoding CIA30 family protein encodes MASKTRVQGSRKPWDFNRLIDTLNTFEVFPILSSLQRGLRTLTGQPQPPKGQTMGTILVVGATGGVGKRVIRRLVERKIPVRALVRDTKRAESILGQGIELFEADLTLSETLKPEMMQDVISVICCSGTRVQPVEGDTPNREKYYQGVKFYLPEVVDSPEMVEYNGMKNLIRRVAPYLSRADERMIFDFTNPSSSLKTTWGVIDDVVMGGVSSSELRITPNYGLFTGEVSTANSGGFVSIRTKNFEPCLNLAGYEGISLRVQGDGKRYKFILRNEARWDGISYCYSFDTLNNTWMTVDIPFDRLIPIFRAKTLPSAPPFDPSQTYAIQLMLSKFEYDGGLNPQFSPGRFGLEIGSIRAYGGPNLPKFVQISSAGVTRPGRPGLNLDEEPPAVRLNDQLGGILTWKLRGEDAIRESGIPYTIIRPCALTEAPGGNGLEVAQGDNIRGQVSREDISELSIQILSQPQACNLTFEVRAKEGEQMQDWDQVLVGLS; translated from the coding sequence ATGGCTTCTAAAACTCGCGTTCAAGGTAGTCGGAAACCCTGGGATTTCAATCGATTGATTGACACTCTAAACACCTTTGAAGTGTTTCCGATTCTCAGTAGTCTTCAGCGTGGGTTACGAACCCTCACCGGACAACCTCAACCGCCAAAAGGACAAACTATGGGTACAATTCTAGTTGTTGGAGCCACGGGTGGAGTCGGAAAACGGGTCATTCGCCGTTTAGTCGAACGTAAGATACCCGTCCGCGCTCTGGTGCGTGATACCAAGCGAGCAGAATCTATTTTAGGTCAAGGAATTGAATTATTTGAAGCGGATTTAACCCTTTCCGAAACCCTGAAACCGGAAATGATGCAAGATGTCATTTCTGTTATTTGCTGTTCGGGTACTCGCGTGCAACCCGTCGAGGGCGATACCCCCAACCGTGAGAAGTATTATCAAGGGGTAAAGTTCTATCTGCCGGAAGTGGTAGATAGTCCAGAAATGGTGGAATATAATGGCATGAAAAATCTGATCCGCAGGGTAGCCCCCTACCTAAGTCGGGCGGATGAACGGATGATTTTCGATTTTACCAATCCTTCATCAAGTTTGAAGACCACTTGGGGAGTGATTGATGATGTGGTGATGGGGGGAGTGAGTTCGAGCGAACTACGCATTACTCCGAACTATGGTTTATTTACGGGCGAAGTTTCTACTGCTAACTCTGGAGGATTTGTTTCCATTCGCACAAAGAACTTTGAACCCTGTCTGAATTTAGCTGGATATGAAGGGATTAGTCTGCGAGTACAAGGGGATGGTAAGCGTTATAAGTTTATTCTCCGCAATGAGGCTCGATGGGATGGGATCAGTTATTGCTATTCCTTTGATACCCTCAATAATACTTGGATGACGGTGGATATTCCGTTTGATCGCCTGATTCCCATTTTTCGCGCTAAAACCTTGCCGAGTGCCCCGCCATTTGACCCCAGTCAGACCTATGCTATTCAACTGATGCTCAGTAAATTTGAGTATGATGGAGGTCTCAATCCTCAGTTTTCTCCAGGACGCTTTGGTCTAGAAATTGGCTCCATCCGCGCCTATGGAGGGCCGAATTTACCGAAATTTGTGCAGATTAGTTCCGCAGGAGTGACTCGTCCAGGAAGACCGGGTTTAAATCTGGATGAGGAACCGCCAGCCGTGAGACTCAACGATCAACTCGGTGGCATTTTAACCTGGAAGTTGCGAGGTGAGGATGCGATTCGAGAAAGTGGGATTCCCTATACGATTATTCGTCCCTGTGCCTTAACTGAAGCACCAGGGGGCAATGGTTTAGAAGTGGCTCAAGGGGATAATATTCGTGGTCAAGTCAGTCGTGAGGATATTTCTGAATTGTCTATTCAGATATTATCCCAACCCCAAGCCTGTAATTTAACGTTTGAGGTAAGAGCAAAAGAGGGTGAGCAAATGCAGGATTGGGATCAAGTGTTGGTTGGTTTAAGTTGA
- a CDS encoding FIST signal transduction protein — MFKTVVGHSNDPDSESAIVEILNQCDRALSGDLPQAGILLAAIDFDHAEIVQKIVSIYPEIELIGGTTDGEMSSVLGFQQDSLVLILFCSDRLQIRAGIGRRISQDFHRALEEAIAQATTDLTQPIKLCITLPEGLTSVSAVKLVDCLNQLLGKVPIFGGLTADQWRFKQSYQFYKNEVYSDAIPILVFSGHLLLSHGLASGWNPIGTVGQVTKVEDNVVYEIDHHRALDFYYRYLGEHPPSSEYPLMVFDPTRQYSYMRAPSGSYNPTLGSVTFFGDIPEQAIVQITETTRDRILLASQASMQQAIQNYPGSQPSTILFFSCASRRQILGSRTLEEYNLTQQCLKQTLVSCGFYTNGEIAPLEQHGTSYFHNETFIALLLGEE; from the coding sequence ATGTTTAAAACAGTAGTCGGCCATAGCAATGATCCAGACTCAGAGTCCGCTATTGTAGAGATTCTCAATCAATGCGATCGAGCCTTATCCGGAGACTTGCCGCAAGCAGGAATTCTGTTAGCGGCGATTGATTTCGATCATGCCGAAATTGTACAGAAAATTGTATCTATTTATCCAGAAATCGAATTAATTGGAGGCACAACTGATGGAGAAATGTCTTCAGTTCTAGGGTTTCAACAAGATTCCCTGGTTCTAATATTATTTTGCTCTGATCGCTTACAAATCCGGGCTGGAATCGGTCGGAGAATCTCACAGGATTTCCATAGAGCACTAGAAGAGGCGATCGCCCAAGCAACAACCGATCTGACCCAACCCATTAAACTCTGTATTACTTTACCTGAAGGTCTCACATCCGTCAGTGCCGTTAAATTAGTTGATTGTCTCAATCAATTATTAGGTAAAGTCCCTATTTTTGGAGGACTCACTGCCGATCAATGGCGCTTTAAGCAAAGTTATCAGTTTTATAAAAATGAAGTTTATAGCGATGCCATCCCCATTTTAGTCTTTTCCGGACATCTACTCTTGTCCCATGGATTAGCCAGCGGTTGGAACCCGATTGGTACAGTCGGTCAAGTCACCAAAGTCGAAGACAATGTAGTTTATGAAATTGACCATCATCGTGCCTTAGACTTTTATTACCGCTATTTAGGAGAACATCCTCCGTCCTCTGAATACCCCCTGATGGTGTTTGATCCCACACGGCAGTATTCTTACATGCGAGCGCCGAGTGGCTCCTACAATCCGACATTGGGAAGCGTAACCTTCTTTGGCGATATTCCAGAACAGGCAATCGTACAAATTACAGAAACAACCCGCGATCGCATTCTCCTAGCCTCTCAAGCCTCCATGCAACAAGCGATCCAGAACTATCCTGGAAGCCAACCGAGTACAATACTCTTCTTTTCCTGTGCTAGTCGGCGACAAATCCTAGGCAGTCGTACCCTTGAAGAGTATAATTTAACTCAACAGTGTCTGAAACAAACCTTAGTATCCTGTGGTTTTTATACGAATGGAGAGATTGCTCCATTAGAACAACACGGTACATCCTATTTTCATAATGAAACATTTATTGCCTTGCTCTTGGGAGAAGAATAA
- a CDS encoding sensor histidine kinase, protein MSQTLDTLDMGEKIARLEKENRILRKKLERSEKNCLELEETNEKKESLLRQVIVELKNSQEEVAQKRQLEETLSKLKRTQAQLIQAEKMSSLGHLVAGVAHEINNPVSFIYGNLSHIEEYFQDLLGMIHLYQEYDSDPQDVIQDYINHHDLEFVEEDLPKILKSIKIGTERICEIVLSLRTFSRMDQADVKEVDIHEGIDSTLMILQHRLKEQPDRPEIQVTRNYGKLSVIECYPGQLNQVFMNILANAIDALEELPNPQSSQIIVSTTTVNSDWIQITISDNGRGIPETVQPHIFNPFFTTKAIGQGTGMGLAISHQIITETHMGQILCHSTPGKGTEFIIQIPISPQLKPTNT, encoded by the coding sequence ATGTCGCAAACTCTAGACACCCTAGATATGGGAGAAAAAATCGCGCGACTGGAAAAAGAAAACCGAATTTTACGCAAGAAATTAGAGCGATCCGAGAAGAACTGTCTAGAGTTAGAAGAAACCAATGAAAAAAAAGAATCTTTACTTCGACAAGTGATCGTCGAATTGAAAAACTCCCAAGAAGAAGTCGCGCAAAAGCGCCAATTAGAAGAAACTTTATCCAAACTCAAACGCACCCAAGCCCAACTGATCCAAGCTGAAAAAATGTCGAGTTTGGGTCATTTGGTTGCTGGAGTAGCCCATGAAATCAATAATCCTGTTAGCTTCATTTACGGAAACTTAAGTCATATTGAAGAATATTTTCAAGACTTGTTAGGGATGATTCATCTGTATCAAGAATACGATTCCGACCCTCAAGACGTGATTCAAGACTATATTAATCACCATGATTTAGAATTTGTGGAGGAAGATTTACCCAAAATTTTAAAATCCATCAAAATTGGCACAGAGCGTATTTGTGAAATTGTTTTATCTTTACGTACATTCTCCCGCATGGATCAAGCTGACGTTAAGGAAGTCGATATCCATGAAGGCATTGATAGCACCCTAATGATCCTACAGCATCGCCTCAAAGAGCAACCCGATCGCCCAGAAATCCAAGTCACCCGAAATTATGGCAAGTTGTCTGTAATAGAGTGCTATCCAGGACAGCTCAACCAAGTATTTATGAATATTCTCGCTAATGCTATAGATGCCCTAGAAGAACTACCTAACCCTCAAAGTTCTCAGATTATTGTCTCCACCACTACAGTGAACTCCGACTGGATACAAATCACGATCTCCGATAATGGCAGAGGTATTCCTGAAACCGTCCAACCCCATATTTTTAACCCCTTCTTCACCACCAAAGCCATCGGTCAAGGAACCGGAATGGGTTTAGCGATTAGTCATCAAATTATTACTGAAACCCACATGGGTCAAATTCTATGCCACTCTACTCCAGGAAAGGGAACCGAATTTATCATTCAAATTCCCATCTCCCCTCAACTTAAACCAACCAACACTTGA
- a CDS encoding cupin domain-containing protein, translating into MSPKDQNHVCIDTNQASWQPGEVSGLQMMPLRCFHTEQVFLMKWEALTHYPHYTHSSSSEVLVLDGVWEDEYGKYPKGTWLRSPVGSSHSPFSQEGCLLYAKTGHLPA; encoded by the coding sequence ATGTCCCCTAAAGACCAAAACCACGTCTGCATCGATACCAACCAGGCATCTTGGCAACCAGGAGAAGTTTCCGGTTTACAAATGATGCCCCTACGTTGCTTTCATACAGAACAAGTCTTTCTCATGAAGTGGGAAGCTCTAACACATTATCCTCACTATACCCATTCAAGTAGCTCAGAAGTGTTGGTTTTGGATGGAGTCTGGGAAGATGAGTATGGCAAGTATCCCAAAGGGACTTGGTTAAGGTCTCCTGTTGGTAGCAGTCATTCACCTTTTAGTCAGGAAGGTTGTCTACTTTACGCGAAAACAGGTCACTTACCCGCCTAA
- the uraD gene encoding 2-oxo-4-hydroxy-4-carboxy-5-ureidoimidazoline decarboxylase — translation MTYTIAQINQMSQEHFVEALGSVFEDTPTLAAQTWKKRPFRDTEHLHQSFISQMLELSDAEKMALIQAHPDLGSRVKMAPDSIAEQAGAGLDRLSRQQYDRFISLNQAYQDKFGFPFIMAVKGQTQDKILKAFEERLNYSRQAEREQALDEITKIVQFRLGDRVVN, via the coding sequence ATGACCTATACGATCGCGCAAATTAATCAAATGAGTCAAGAGCATTTTGTGGAAGCTTTGGGTAGTGTCTTTGAAGATACGCCAACTCTTGCAGCTCAAACTTGGAAAAAGAGGCCATTTCGAGATACGGAACATCTTCATCAAAGCTTCATCTCCCAAATGCTGGAGTTGAGTGATGCGGAAAAAATGGCGTTAATTCAAGCGCATCCTGATTTGGGGAGTCGAGTAAAAATGGCTCCAGATTCGATCGCCGAACAAGCGGGTGCAGGTTTGGATCGCTTGAGTCGCCAACAGTATGATCGGTTTATATCTTTGAATCAAGCTTATCAGGATAAGTTTGGTTTTCCCTTTATTATGGCAGTGAAAGGACAAACCCAAGATAAAATTTTAAAGGCTTTTGAAGAACGATTAAATTACAGTCGGCAAGCAGAGCGAGAACAAGCGCTAGATGAGATTACTAAGATTGTACAATTTCGGTTGGGCGATCGGGTAGTTAACTAA
- the uraH gene encoding hydroxyisourate hydrolase has translation MVGQLTTHVLDTAQGSPAVGMALELWAVDRKSPIKTLLKQTKTNEQGRTHVPLLEEGELEVGTYELVFFVGDYFQRAIGNLPEPVFLDQVPIQFGVSNPHSHYHVPLLVSPWSYTTYRGS, from the coding sequence ATGGTTGGTCAATTAACAACTCATGTATTAGATACGGCGCAAGGTTCTCCTGCTGTGGGAATGGCATTGGAGTTATGGGCAGTCGATCGCAAGTCGCCGATTAAAACCCTGCTCAAACAGACGAAAACCAATGAGCAAGGCCGAACCCATGTTCCTTTATTGGAAGAGGGCGAGTTGGAAGTTGGCACTTACGAATTAGTTTTTTTTGTCGGTGATTATTTTCAGCGTGCGATCGGAAATTTACCAGAGCCGGTCTTCTTGGATCAGGTTCCCATCCAGTTTGGAGTATCTAATCCCCATAGTCATTATCATGTACCTTTGTTGGTGTCTCCTTGGTCTTATACGACTTATCGGGGAAGTTAA
- a CDS encoding helix-turn-helix domain-containing protein → MAGRLKVSVSESVGELQNRLSKSKTASEKERLQMLYWLKIGKVSTRKELSQRLCRNEATITRWLRKYGKGRIRELLEVKKAPGKERKIKGELLEKLSERLNEPKGFNSYGEIQEWLQEKQGEIVKYKTVHKTVRYKLGGKLKTPRPRSVNQHKEAEETFKKKSNQP, encoded by the coding sequence ATGGCAGGTCGGTTAAAAGTGAGTGTCTCAGAAAGTGTGGGGGAACTTCAAAATCGCTTAAGCAAGTCAAAAACAGCCAGTGAAAAGGAAAGATTACAAATGCTGTATTGGCTAAAAATAGGTAAAGTATCGACGAGAAAAGAGCTAAGTCAAAGGCTATGCAGGAATGAAGCAACAATTACTCGTTGGTTAAGAAAGTATGGAAAAGGTCGAATAAGGGAACTATTAGAAGTAAAAAAAGCGCCAGGAAAAGAAAGAAAAATTAAGGGAGAGTTGTTAGAGAAGTTATCTGAGAGACTAAATGAGCCGAAAGGATTTAATAGTTATGGAGAAATTCAGGAATGGTTGCAGGAAAAACAGGGAGAGATAGTCAAGTATAAAACGGTTCATAAAACGGTGAGATATAAATTAGGAGGGAAATTAAAAACGCCTCGTCCGAGAAGCGTAAATCAGCATAAGGAAGCAGAAGAAACGTTTAAAAAAAAATCAAATCAGCCTTAA
- a CDS encoding metallophosphoesterase family protein gives MGRSRRWNNGIILLISTLVLIAFGWLSGPFISPPFSMFPAYLLTDPFLQFPTESTVQVVWFTPFPGTEHWVVYGEKLERQVKAKTTKLSRTREDKISHIDETLLGEQGEFPVLRDIWRHEGEITGLMPGKKLPYEAISFHDNGQEIRSDHFTLAPTPQSGMPLKILLTSDHQLKPMTAANIQKVGETIGSVDAIFFAGDLVSIPDRASEWFDDKRGNAFFPVLQGRANHDLEKEGTRTTYTGAALIQNAPLFSALGNHEIMGQWSEEQGLNNQFDGSYPRQAAQADYEQQADRINPSGDANIKEDWIKDHSFNSDTYEQIFSLPKSPGNGRYYAISFGDIRLVVPQITNMWRSPNLSANTQGRFRERDRDLDQPQNWGYGQHIFEPITPGSPQYEWLKTELNSPEFQRAKYKIVMFHHPPHSVGENIVPAYTDPVQIIDRDRDGNPLVIRYEYPKEKDYIIRDVIPLLEEANVDLVLYGHSHLWNRFVSPRGMNFLETSNVGNTYGAYRGESRRYVPPAYQPEYSPVGDPNGLEPMIPSLAPLRENNQLLPYIASNNITVFSILDTETATVSSYFFDTREPDSNVVKFDEFSIRRQG, from the coding sequence ATGGGTCGAAGTCGGCGGTGGAATAACGGTATAATTCTGCTGATTAGCACGTTGGTGCTAATCGCTTTTGGTTGGCTTAGTGGTCCATTTATCTCTCCTCCTTTTTCTATGTTTCCTGCATATCTGCTTACCGATCCGTTTTTACAATTCCCCACTGAAAGTACGGTGCAGGTGGTTTGGTTTACCCCATTTCCGGGAACTGAGCATTGGGTGGTTTATGGGGAAAAGTTAGAGCGTCAAGTGAAGGCAAAAACGACGAAGTTATCGCGCACCCGTGAGGATAAAATCTCCCATATTGACGAAACTTTGCTTGGGGAGCAAGGAGAGTTTCCGGTACTTCGAGATATTTGGCGACATGAAGGGGAAATTACGGGCTTAATGCCTGGGAAAAAGTTGCCCTATGAAGCGATTAGTTTCCATGATAATGGTCAGGAAATTCGCAGCGATCACTTCACCTTAGCCCCCACTCCCCAATCGGGAATGCCATTAAAAATTTTACTCACATCAGACCACCAGCTTAAGCCCATGACTGCGGCAAATATTCAGAAAGTTGGCGAAACCATCGGCTCAGTTGATGCGATTTTCTTTGCTGGAGATTTGGTTAGTATTCCGGATCGGGCTTCCGAGTGGTTTGATGATAAACGAGGAAATGCCTTTTTTCCAGTCCTGCAAGGACGGGCAAATCATGACCTAGAAAAAGAGGGAACAAGAACGACCTATACAGGAGCTGCTTTAATCCAAAATGCCCCCCTATTTTCCGCTTTGGGTAATCATGAAATCATGGGACAATGGTCTGAGGAACAGGGATTAAATAACCAATTTGATGGTTCCTATCCTCGCCAAGCAGCGCAAGCGGATTATGAACAGCAAGCCGATCGGATTAATCCCAGTGGCGATGCGAACATCAAAGAAGATTGGATTAAAGACCATAGCTTCAATAGCGATACCTACGAACAGATTTTTAGTTTACCCAAAAGTCCAGGGAATGGGCGATATTATGCCATCAGCTTTGGCGATATTCGGCTGGTGGTTCCCCAAATTACGAATATGTGGCGATCGCCGAATTTATCAGCCAATACTCAAGGACGCTTTCGAGAACGCGATCGAGACTTAGATCAACCCCAAAATTGGGGCTACGGGCAACATATTTTTGAACCCATAACTCCGGGGAGTCCCCAGTATGAATGGTTGAAAACAGAACTAAATTCGCCGGAATTTCAAAGGGCAAAATATAAAATTGTCATGTTCCATCATCCGCCCCATTCTGTGGGAGAAAATATTGTGCCTGCTTATACCGATCCGGTGCAAATTATTGATCGCGATCGGGATGGGAATCCCTTAGTCATTCGCTACGAGTATCCGAAAGAAAAGGATTATATTATCCGAGATGTAATCCCCTTATTAGAAGAAGCAAATGTTGACCTCGTCTTATATGGTCATTCCCATCTATGGAACCGGTTTGTTAGCCCGAGAGGCATGAACTTTTTAGAAACATCTAATGTCGGCAATACTTATGGGGCGTATAGGGGTGAATCTCGCCGTTATGTGCCCCCTGCTTATCAACCTGAATATTCGCCTGTAGGCGATCCGAATGGCTTAGAGCCGATGATTCCTAGCCTAGCACCACTCAGAGAAAACAACCAACTCTTACCCTATATTGCTAGTAATAATATAACAGTATTTAGTATTCTAGATACGGAAACAGCAACCGTCAGTAGCTATTTCTTTGATACCCGCGAGCCAGATTCTAATGTGGTTAAGTTCGATGAATTCTCAATTCGTCGTCAAGGATAA
- a CDS encoding M28 family peptidase has protein sequence MPGKTKAEEIIVIGAHYDSVAHVPGANDNGSGAAAVLALYYFSMKLRLIRHRPSSPIQ, from the coding sequence ATCCCAGGCAAAACTAAAGCTGAAGAAATTATTGTAATTGGCGCTCATTATGACTCCGTAGCTCATGTTCCCGGAGCCAATGATAATGGTTCAGGAGCAGCAGCAGTTTTAGCCTTATACTATTTCTCTATGAAGTTGCGCTTAATAAGGCATCGACCAAGTAGTCCCATCCAGTAA